The genomic DNA CGGGGAGAAAGCTAAAGGAATTTTTAGCAAGTTGTTTCGATGACCCTGTCAACACAGTTCATTACGATGCTAGCCATGATTGGCATGGGCAGTTTTTTCGGGGCCGCCCTTGATACGTATAACCGATTTTTACAGCGTTCCCGTCGAAAGAAATGGTTTGTTTTTATGAATGATTTACTCTTTTGGCTGTTGCAGGCACTTATCATTTTTTATGTCTTGTTTCTTGTCAATAAGGGAGAAATAAGGTTTTTTATTTTTATTGCTCTTTTGTGTGGATTCGCGGCGTATCAAAGCTTGATCAAACAACTGTATTTGCGACTTTTGGAATTTGCTATATCCATCTTTGTAGCGACTTATAAGTTTGTTGTAAAGACTATTCAAATGCTTATCATAAGGCCTCTTCAATCGTTATTTTTACTCGTCATTTCAATTGTTGTTATGATTGGAAGGGGTCTTTTTGCCCTTGTTAAATTTGTTTTTAAGGTTTTAGTAT from Bacillus methanolicus MGA3 includes the following:
- the yabQ gene encoding spore cortex biosynthesis protein YabQ; translation: MTLSTQFITMLAMIGMGSFFGAALDTYNRFLQRSRRKKWFVFMNDLLFWLLQALIIFYVLFLVNKGEIRFFIFIALLCGFAAYQSLIKQLYLRLLEFAISIFVATYKFVVKTIQMLIIRPLQSLFLLVISIVVMIGRGLFALVKFVFKVLVFIGKTLWRPIQGLLFFFWRLMPKNIKKFVEKLYNKMAGIIHSLKKYVVSFKNRWKNRKE